The Streptomyces bacillaris sequence CGGACTTCATGCTCCAGGGCGGCGACTTCACCCGCGGCGACGGCACCGGCGGCAAGAGCATCTACGGCGAGAAGTTCGCCGACGAGAACTTCAAGCTCAAGCACGACCGCGTGGGCCTGCTCTCGATGGCCAACGCCGGCCCGAACACCAACGGCTCGCAGTTCTTCATCACCACGGTCCTCACCCCGTGGCTGGACGGCAAGCACGTGGTCTTCGGCGAGGTCGCCGACGACGACAGCATGGCCCTGGTCCGCAAGATCGAGGCGCTCGGCTCCTCCAGCGGCCGCACCCGCGGCAAGGTCACCATCGCCGAGTCCGGCGTTCTCTGACCGAAGCGCGAGCCTTCGGGCCCGTACGCAGGGAAGCCGCGAGCCTCAGTGCCCATACGCACGGAGGCCGCGAGCCCCCGTACCCGTACACACGGAAGCCCGGCCGACGCGATGGCGTCGGCCGGGCCTCCCGTTTCTCTACGGCTCTCCTGGCCGGCTGCGGTCAGTTCGACCGGGCGGCCCGCTCCGCGTTGCGCTCCTTGATGCGGGCGGCCTCCTTGCGGACCTCCGCCTGGGTCGCCCGCTCCTTCTGGAGCCACTCGGGCATCTCGGCCTTGAGGGCGTTGATCTGCTCGGTGGTGAGGGCGTCGGTGACCCCGCCGCGGGCCAGCCCCGCGATGGAGATGCCGAGCTTCGCGGCGACGACGGGACGGGGGTGCGGCCCGGTGCGGCGCAGCTCGACGAGCCAGGCGGGCGGGTCGGTCTGGAGGGCGTTCAGCTCGGTGCGGGAGACGGCACCCTCCTGGAACTCGGCGGGGGTGGCCTGGAGGTACACACCCAGCTTCTTCGCCGCGGTGGCGGGCTTCATGGTCTGGGCGGTCTTGTGCGACGTCATGGGTCCAGGGTATCGACCACAGGACATACCTCCGACCACGGACCGGTAGCCTGAACCCGTGACAGGCTCGGACACACCCTCATCCTTCCGGCTCGCGTACGTACCCGGCGTGACGCCCACCAAGTGGGTGAGGGTCTGGCACGAGCGGCTGCCCGGCACCCCGCTGGAACTGGTCCAGGTCCCCCCGGCCGACGCGGGCCGGCTGCTGGCGGACGGCGGTGCGGAGGCCGGACTCGTACGGCTCCCGGTCGACCGGGACATCCTCAGCGCGATCCCCCTCTACACCGAGACGACGGTCGTGGTGATCCCCAAGGACCACGCCGCCACGGCCGCGGAGGAGGTCACGCTCCCCGACCTGGCCGACGAGATCGTCCTGCACCCGCTCGACGACGTCCTGGACTGGGAGACCCTCCCCGGCCGCCCCGCGATCGAACGCCCGGCCACCACGGCGGACGCGATCGAGCTGGTGGCGGCGGGCGTGGGCGTCCTCCTGGTCCCGCAGTCCCTGGCCCGCCTGCACCACCGCAAGGACCTCACCTACCGCCCGGTCCCGGAGGCCCCCGAGTCCCGCGTCGCCCTGTCGTGGCCGCAGGAGGAGCCCACGCCCGATCTGGTGGAGGAGTTCATCGGCATCGTCCGGGGGCGCACGGTCAACAGCACCCGGGGCCGCGCGGCCCAGCAGCCGACGGCGAAGACCAAGCCCCAGCCGAAGCGCTCCGGCAAGCCGGCCCCCGGCGGAAAGCAGCAGGGCAAGCAGACCGCCAAGCAGCCCGGCTCCGGCCGCCGCGCGGGCGCCCCCAAGGGCGGCAGGACGGCAGGCAAGCGCGGGAAGCCGCGAGGGCGGTAGCAGGCCCTCTCCTGCCCCTGGCTTCACCGCTTCCTGGCGCCCCGTCGGTCATCCGCCGGCACCCCGTTGGTCATCCACTGTCCCGCCGCCGACCGTCCCATCCGTCCCGGCGTCCCGTTGGCCGGATCCCACGGACGGCGTCCCAGCAGGCCAGAGCACCGGGATGTCCCGGGATCGAGCCATTTCCCGGAAGCCGTGGTGGCGGCCGTGCTCCCTCGTGCAGGGTTGTCGACAGCCGGCCGGTGCGGTCGGCTCCGTACATGGGAGGGGAACAACATGCGCGCCATGACGAGGACACTGGTGAGTGCCGCCACCGCCGTGGGCATCGCGGCCGGAACGCTCGCGGGGGCGGGTGCGAGCTTCGCCGCGACGCCGGCTCAGCAGGCACCGGCGGTCAGCGCCCAGCAGGTCGCGCCGCTCGCGGTCGTCAACCTCGGCCTGAGCAACGCACAGGCCAAGGAGGTGCAGCGCTGGCTCAAGCGCTCCTGGGGTTACACCGGCACGATCGACGGCCAGCTGGGGACCAACAGCTGGAAGGCCTTCCAGCGGTTCCTGAAGTCGGCCGCCGGCTACAACGATTCCATCGACGGGATCGTCGGCCCCAACACGATCAAGGCGCTGCAGTACTGGCTGAAGCGGGCGTACGGCTACACCGGCGCCATCGACGGCATCGCCGGTCCGGGCACTCAGGCGGCGTTCAAGCGGTTCGCCGACGCCCGCTGATCCTGGGAGCGGGCCCCGGGTGAGGCGCTCCGCCCAGTGGTGAGGAACACGGCACGGTCTTCGGCCCCCGGGGGAGCGGACCGTGCCGTGTTCCCCTACGGAGGGGCCGTTACTCGCTGGCCACCCGGTGACGGGGTCCCTAGGCTGCCCCCATGGCCACCGCGAGAACCTCGTACGTCTGCCTCGCCTGCCGGGCGTCGTACAAGCAGCCCTACGACCGGACGAGGCAGCGGAGTTGCCCGCGCTGCGCGGAGCCGCTGATCCACGCGGGCTCGGCGTTCGCCCCGCCCCGCCGACGGGACACGGCGGCCTGGCGGACGCTCACCGTGCTGCTGAACGCCGGCGTCGGCTTCCACAAGAGCTGCTGCGGTGGCCCCGGTTACCGCCCCCGGACACTGCGGGAGGTCCGTGAACGGATGACGTACGCCGAGCGCAGCGGCGAACCGGTCGCCAGGGCCCTGGTGCGCTACGACGTGTCCTGACGTTGCGTCAGTTCTTCACGGCCTCGACGATCCGCCGGGCCGCCTCGGCGGGCGTCAGACACGTGGTGTCGATGACCTCGGCGTCGGCGTGCAGCCAGGTGCGAGCCGCCTCGGCGTACGGCTCCAGGTGCTTGAGGCGGAACGCGGAAGGGCCCATGTCCGGGTCGCCCTCGATCCGGCCGCGCAGCGTGTCCTGGTCGGCGGGGAGGACGAAGTGCCTTACGGGGATGGAGTGTTGGGCGAGGCCCGCGCTGATCTCCCGCCAGTACTCCTCGACCAGGACGGTCATGGGCATCACCAAGGTGCCGCCGGTGTAGTCGAGTACGCGGCGGGCGGTCTCGACCACGAGCGGCCGCCACGGCGGCCAGTGCTGGAAGTTGCCCAGGGCGGGCAGCCCGGGCCTGATGTCCATGAGCGCTTCCCCGACCTTCTCGGCGTCGAACACGCGTGATCCGGCAGAATTTGCTGCACGAGCGCGCTGGTCGTCGTCTTGCCCGCGCCATGGGTGCCGTTCAGCCATACGATCATGTGCCTCAGGGTAGCGGCGGGGGCACCCTGTCCGATGCCGAGCCGGGATCAGAAGAACCAGCCGGGATCAGAAGAACCACACGACGAGCCGCACATGCTCCGCCCCATGGAGTTCCCCGAGCGTGCGCATCACCGTCCAGACCGGCCCCCAGCCGCTCCGCTCCCCGGCGACCGACTCCCGGCTCCGGGCCCCGGAGCCGTCCGTCTCCCGCCAGTCGGCGGAGGCGAGTTCGGCCCAGGTGATCCAGGTCGTGCCATGGGTGTCGGGGGATCCGTCGTACGCGGCGTAGTCGGCCCGCAGCGCCTCGGACGCGTCGCCCGGGAATCCGCGTCCCTCGGCCAGGGGGCGGAAGCCGAACGAATTCCGGACGCCGAAGAGGCAGGCGAGCGCGGTGTAGGCGTTGCCGTTGTTGAGGAGGAAGAGGTCGATGGCGCCCTGCCACCCGGAATCCTCGTCGTCAGGACCCCAGAGGCGCGCACCCGGCCGGCACTCGATCATCCCGGCGAATTCCGTGGACATGGGAGACATGCTGCCCCTGCGCCCCCTGCCCCGGCATCTGGATTTCGGGAGCGGGCGTACGGGATGGGGGCACGGCCGGAGAGGCGCACCCGGCCCGACGCCCGACAGGCCCTGCCCGGGCGTTCGCGCGCCACTGCCCCGAGCCGGCCGGTACGTCGGAATGCGCGACTGAGCGTCAAGCCCGGGGACGATCGCCGCCTGAGGCGCTCACCCCGCTACCGAGCAGGCCCGGCCGTCGCTGCCGCGCCAGGTCTCGACAAGGTGGACATCGATGTAACGGACGAGGGTCAGCGGGTCCTTGGGAGCGTCGGCCTCGAAGGTGACGCGGCGCAGGAGGCCGACGCTGTCGAGTGCGATGCCCTCGCGGGCGAGGACGAAGACGAGGGCGAGGAAGGCTGACCGGGCGTTGCCGTCGTCGAAGGGGTGGAAGAAGCAGATGTCGAGATAGGACCGGGCCGCGCGGGCGGTCAGGCCGAGGGGGTGGCCGGTGTCCGCGGCGCTCTCGGCCAGGCACGCGTCGAGAAGGGCGGGTGTCTCCGGCCCGATGCCGTAGCGCTCCCGGCCCGCCTTCGCGAAGGCGGGCGACCTGCGGAACGGTGGGGGTTCCGGGGTGCCCAGGACGTGCTGCTGCCAGCTGCTGAGCAGCGTGTGGTCGAGCCGCGCTCCGCGTGCCGCGTCGGCCCGGAGCAGCTTCAGGGCGGCGAGCATGCCCTCCGCGCGGGCCGGGGCGATGGCGCCGTCGAAGGCGCGGATGTCCTCGGCCGCGCCGTCGCGGACAGGCACCACCGGCCCGTCCGCACCGCTGTCCGGGATCTCGTGCCACGGGACCGATCCGCGTACCGCGAGCCAGCGCCGCAAGTGGTCCGGAACCGGCGCGTCCGAGCGCGTACCGCCGCCGTCCGGCCGCAGGGACAGCGCGAGTCGCTCCGCGACGTCGTCGACCACCGCCGTGTCCGGGCCGGTCCAGCTGTGGAACCGCCCGTCGACCGCCGCGTCGACCAGGCCTCGTGCCGCCTCGGGGGCGACCCCCCAATGGCTGAGGAACCACGTGAGCACCTGGCGGCAGTGGCCGTGCCAGCCGCTGCCGCACCCGGTCCGGTCGACGACCTGCAGGATCAGGTTCCGGGCCGTGCACTCCCACAAGGGCCGCTGGTCTTCGAGGTCATCCGGATCCAGCGGGTAGGCCTCGAACCAGTCGGCAAGGCACTCCAGCCACCCGCGCCACTCGCGCAGAGCCGCGACGACCCGGGTGAGCGTCTCCTCCGGAGTGGTGATCGAGTCCCTCGGGCAGCACCAGCTCCCCACCGGCCCGCCGTCGAAATCCCCCTCGTCGTGCGCCCAGCGCCACCCGACGGCCCAGCGGCCGTAGCGCTGGACCAGGGCGTACGACATGGCATCGGCCCAGGACCCGGCCTCACCGTGACTCCTCTCGCTCATCGCCCGGTCACCGAAGGGGATGTCCGGGCGGACGGGCACACACCGGGCCGGACCGAGCGAGCGCACCGACTCCTCCACGGTCGTGTCGTCGAACGCGTGGCGGGCGGGGTCCACGTCGTCCCAGCTCAGGAAACGGGGCGCCAGGTCAACGATCATCGCGCGATCCTGCCGTCCGTTCGACGCCGGTTCAAGTTCTTTCCCCCGGCTCGGGAGCCCGATGGGCCCTGCCGCCGCCTCCGGCGCCCGGCCACCGGCACCCCACGTCGACAGCCCACCCTCGATTGCATAAAACTGCAGCACTGCGTATAGTCATGCCATCAACGAGGAGGGTTCCGATGGTGGTACGCGCAGCGGTCGCAGGAGCGAGCGGATACGCCGGTGGTGAGCTGCTGCGACTTCTGCTCGCGCACCCCGGGGTCGAGATCGGGGCGCTCACCGGGCACTCCAACGCGGGCCAGACCCTCGGCTCGCTCCAGCCGCATCTGCGGCTGCTGGCCGACCGGGTGCTGGAGCCCACCACCGCCGAGGTGCTCGCCGGGCACGACGTCGTCTTCCTGGCGCTCCCGCACGGGCAGTCCGCCGCCGTCGCCGAGCAACTCGGGGACGAGGTGCTCGTGGTCGACATGGGGGCCGACTTCCGGCTCAAGGACGCGGGGGACTGGGAGACGTTCTACGGGTCCCCGCACGCCGGGACCTGGCCCTACGGGCTGCCCGAGCTGCCGGGCGGGCGGGACGCGCTCGCCGGGGTGAAGCGGATCGCCGTGCCGGGGTGCTATCCGACCGCCGTCTCGCTCGCGCTCTTCCCGGCGTACGAGGCCGGTATCGCCGAGCCGGAGGCCGTCGTCGTCGCCGCGTCCGGGACCTCCGGGGCAGGCAAGGCGGCCAAGCCGCATCTGCTCGGCTCCGAGGTGATGGGCAATATGACCCCGTACGGCGTCGGCGGCGGCCACCGCCACACGCCCGAGATGATCCAGAACCTCAGCGCCGCCGCCGGCCGGCCGGTCACCGTCTCCTTCACGCCCACCCTCGCCCCCATGGCGCGCGGCATCCTCGCCACGTGCAGCGCGAAGGCCACGCCGGGCGTGAGCGCGGAGGGCCTGCGGGCGGTGTACGAGAAGGCGTTCGCGGACGAGCCGTTCGTCGACCTCCTGCCCGAGGGGCAGTGGCCCGCCACGGCCTCCGTGTACGGCTCCAACGCCGTCCAGGTCCAGGTCGCGTACGACCCCGCCGCCGGGCGGATCGTCGTCGTCGCGGCCATCGACAACCTCGCCAAGGGCACCGCGGGCGGCGCCCTCCAGAGCATGAACATCGCCCTCGGGCTCCCCGAGGGCACAGGTCTCTCGACGATCGGAGTCGCACCGTGAGCGTCGAGCGCGCAGCCGCCGGGCTGCCGAGGGCCACGAAAGCCGCGCCGCAGCGCCGCGCGGTCGGAGAAGCGAACAAGGAGATGCAGTGAGCGTCACGGCAGCACAGGGATTCTCGGCGGCGGGCGTCGCCGCGGGGATCAAGGAGAGCGGTAACCCGGACCTGGCCCTCGTGGTCAACCACGGGCCGCGTCGCGCCGCCGCGGGCGTCTTCACCTCCAACCGCGTCAAGGCCGCTCCCGTGCTCTGGTCGGAGCAGGTCCTCAAGGGCGGCGCGGTCACCGCCGTCGTCCTCAACTCCGGTGGCGCCAACGCCTGTACGGGCCCCAAGGGGTTCCAGGACACCCACGCCACGGCCGAGAAGGTGGCCGAGGTGCTGGAGGGCCACAGCGCGGGCGAGGTCGCCGTCGCCTCCACCGGGCTCATCGGCATCCTGCTCCCCATGGACAAGCTCCTCCCGGGCATCGAGCAGGCCGCCGCCGCCCTCAGCGAGCACGGCGGCGAGAAGGCCGCCATCGCCATCAAGACCACCGACACCGTCCACAAGACCGCCGTCGCGGGCGGCGACGGCTGGACCGTCGGCGGCATGGCCAAGGGCGCCGGAATGCTCGCCCCGGGCCTCGCCACCATGCTCGTCGTCCTCACCACCGACGCCGACGTGCCCGCCCCGCAGCTGGACGCCGCCCTCCGCGAGGCCACCCGGACCACCTTCGACCGGGTCGACTCCGACGGCTGCATGTCCACCAACGACACCGTGCTGCTCCTCGCCTCCGGCGCCAGCGGCATCACCCCGGAGCAGGAGGCGTTCGCCGAGGCCGTACGGGCCGTCTGCGACGACCTCGCCCGGCAGCTCATCGGGGACGCCGAGGGCGCCTCCAAGGACATCCGGATCGAGGTGATCAACGCGGCCACCGAGGACGACGCCGTCGAGGTCGGCCGGTCCATCGCCCGTAACAACCTCCTCAAGTGCGCCATCCACGGCGAGGATCCCAACTGGGGCCGTGTCCTCTCCGCGATCGGCACGACGCAGGCGGCCTTCGAGCCGGACCAGCTCAACGTCGCCATCAACGACGTCTGGGTCTGCAAGAACGGCGGTGTGGGCGAGGACCGCGACCTCGTCGACATGCGCTACCGGGAGGTCAGGATCACCGCCGACCTCGCCGCCGGTACCGAGTCCGCCGTCATCTGGGCCAACGACCTCACCGCGGACTACGTCCACGAGAACAGCGCGTACAGCTCATGACGACGGCGCGGAAGCACACCGCACTCCCGAAGGCGCAGACCCTCATCGAGGCGCTGCCCTGGCTGACCCGGCACCACGGCAAGACCGTCGTCATCAAGTTCGGCGGCAACGCCATGATCGACGAGGAGCTGAAGGCCGCGTTCGCCCAGGACGTCGTCTTCCTGCGCCACGCCGGCCTCAAGCCCGTCGTCGTGCACGGCGGCGGGCCCCAGATCAGCGCCCAGCTCGACAAACAGGGCCTGGTCAGCGAGTTCAAGGCCGGGCTGCGCGTCACCACGCCCGAGGCGATGGACGTCGTACGGATGGTCCTCGCCGGACAGGTCCAGCGCGAACTGGTCGGCCTCCTCAACCAGCACGGCCCCCTCGCCGTCGGCATGACCGGCGAGGACGCCCACACCATCACCGCCACCCAGCACCGGCCCACCATCGACGGCGAGTCCGTCGACATCGGCCGGGTCGGGGAGATCACCGCCATCGACACCGGGGCCATCCAGGCGCTCCTGGACGACGGCCGCATCCCGGTCGTCTCCTCCATCGCCCGCTCCGCCGACGACCACCACGTCTACAACGTCAACGCCGACACCGCGGCCGCCGCGCTCGCCGCGGCCCTGAACGCCGAGACGCTGATGGTCCTCACGGACGTCGAGGGGCTGTACGAGGACTGGCCCAACAGCGACGACGTGATCAGCCGGCTCACCGCGAGCGAGCTGGAGAAGCTGCTGCCCGAGCTGTCCAGCGGCATGGTCCCCAAGATGCAGGGCTGCCTCCACGCCGTACGCAACGGCGTCGAGACCGCCCGCGTCATCGACGGCCGGGTGCAGCACTCGATCCTGCTGGAGATCTTCACCGACGAGGGCATCGGCACGATGGTCGTGCCCGACGCTCCCATCGCCGTACACACAGGGCCTGAACAGTTCGAACTGGGGGAATCATGACGACCGGCACCGGAACCGGAACCGAGGCCGCGGGACTCACCGCGCGCTGGCAGGGCGTGCTGATGGACAACTACGGCACCCCCCGGCTGCCCCTCGTCCGTGGCGAGGGCGCCCATGTCTGGGACGAGGACGGCACCCGCTACCTCGACTTCGTCGGCGGCATCGCGGTCAACGCCCTCGGCCACGCGCACCCGGCCGTCGTCGAGGCCGTCTCCACCCAGGTGGCCTCCCTCGGCCATGTGTCGAACCTCTTCATCGCGGAGCCGCCGGTCGCCCTCGCGGAGCGGCTGCTCCAGCTCTTCGGCCGCCAGGGCCGGGTCTTCTTCGCCAACTCCGGCGCGGAGGCCAACGAAGCCGCGTTCAAGATCGGCCGGCTGACCGGGCGCACCCACCTGGTCGCCACCGACGGGGGCTTCCACGGCCGGACGATGGGCGCCCTCGCGCTGACCGGCCAGCCGGGGAAGCAGGAGCCGTTCCGGCCGCTCCCCGGTGATGTCACCCATGTCCCCTACGGGGACGTGGACGCCCTGCGCGCGGCCGTCACCACCGACACCGCCCTGGTGATCATCGAGCCGGTCCAGGGCGAGAACGGGGTCGTCGTCCCGCCCAAGGGCTACCTGGAGGCCGCCCGCGAGATCACCCGCGCCACCGGCACGCTCCTCGTCCTGGACGAGGTGCAGACCGGGATCGGGCGCTGCGGCCAGTGGTTCGAGCACCAGGCCCACCAGGGCGTCGAGCCGGACATCGTCACCCTCGCCAAGGGGCTCGGCGGCGGGCTGCCGATCGGCGCGACCGTCGCCTTCGGCCCGGCCGCCGACCTGCTGAAGCCCGGCCACCATGGCACCACCTTCGGCGGCAACCCGGTCGCCTGCGCCGCCGGACTCGCCGTCCTGGACACCCTCGCGGCCGACGGCGTGCTCGACCAGGTCAAGCGGCTCGGGGAGAAGATCCGCGACGGCGTGGAGGCGCTGGGACACCCGCTGGTCTCCCATGTCCGCGGGAGCGGCCTGCTGCTGGGTATCGTGCTCACCGGACCCCTCGCACCGCAGGTGCAGCAGGCGGCCCAGGGAGCCGGCCTCCTGGTGAACGCGCCCGCCCCCGATGTCGTACGGCTCATGCCGCCGCTGATCATCGGTGACGCGGAGGTGGACGCGTTCCTGGAGATCCTGCCGGGCGCTCTCGACGCGGCACACGGGGACGGACGATCCGGAGCATGACCCTCCGGAGAATGAGGCGACGACGATGACCGAGGCGCAGGAGACCGAGCACGGCGGACCGTCCGTGCCGCAGACCCGCACCGCCCGCCACCGCCGGATCGTGGACATCCTGAACCGGCAGCCGGTCCGCTCGCAGAGCCAGCTGGCCAAGCTCCTCGCCGACGACGGGCTGAGCGTCACCCAGGCGACGCTCTCCCGCGACCTCGACGAGCTGGGCGCGGTCAAGATCCGCAACACCGGCGGCGAGCTGATCTACGCGGTGCCCAGCGAGGGCGGCTTCCGCACCCCGCAGGCCCCGCTCGGCGGCTCGGCCAAGGAGGAGCGGATGCGCCGGCTCTCGGCCGAACTGCTCATCTCGGCCGAGGCCTCGGCCAACCTGGTGGTGCTCCGCACGCCGCCGGGCGCCGCCCAGTTCCTCGCCTCGGCCATCGACCAGGCCGAACTGCACGACATCCTCGGCACCATCGCGGGCGACGACACGCTGATGCTCATCAGTCGCGACCCCCACGGTGGCCAGGCCCTCGCCGACCATCTGCTGAGGCTCGCTCAGAACGACCGCTGAGCCGCCCCGTTCAGTACCGCGTGATCGCGGTCGGGCCCGACGAGGTCCCGACCGCGATGTGCGGCCGCCGCTCCGGCCGCACCCAGGCCAGGATCTCCGCCATGGCCTCCGCCGGGACCGAGACACAACCCGCCGTCGCCCCGCGCCCGTTCACGTGCAGGAAGATCCCGGCGCCCCGGCCGCGTACCGGACGGTCGTAGTTGAAACCGATCACCAGCGCGCGGGCGTACTGCGTCCCGTACGTGACCAGCTGCTCGGCCTCGTCCGCCCGGCAGTGGTCCGGCCGGGGCTCCACCCAGCGGTTGTACGCGCGCGAGGCGTTGTCCTGGCACCACCACGAGTCGTCGTTCACCTTGCGGTACGGATACCGCGTCCCCGCCGGGGCGTCCTCGATGCCGAACGCGTACGGCAGGTCGTACAGCCCCGTCGGCGTGGTGCTGGTGCCCTGCTCCCGGCTCGCCCCCTCGGCCAGCCCGTTCGCCCCGAACCGCGCGGGGGCCGAGCCCTTCTCCACCCACCGGCCCCCGCGCCGCTCCCACCAGGTCACCGTGCCGGTGGTCGAGCCGGTGTCGGGGGCCTCGGCCGTGATCAGCTGCGAACCACCGCCGGTGTCCGCCAGCCGGTACGGGAGCGGCGGCGGGGTGTCGGCGGGCGCGGCCCCGAGGGAGCCGGTGGCCAGGGCGAGGAGGACGGCGAGGGTCAGCAGAGGTCGGCGCATGTCCGGACCGTACGGCGGCCGGAGCCGACGCCCCACTGGACCTGCTCCGTACGGCTCAGTGCGGCCATTCGCGGGCGATACACCCGTATGCACCGCCCTGACCTGCTGCTTTGACAAAGCATACGGACCACTGCATAGTTATACCCATCAGTGATTGCACCGTAAGGAGAAACCCGTGACCGAGCGCGTCGTACTCGCCTACTCGGGCGGCCTGGACACCTCCGTCGCCATCGGCTGGATCGCCGAGGAGACGGGCGCCGAGGTCATCGCCGTTGCCGTGGACGTCGGCCAGGGCGGCGAGGACCTGGACGTCATCCGCAAGCGCGCGCTCGCCTGCGGTGCCGTCGAAGCCGAGGTCGCGGATGCCAAGGACGAGTTCGCCGAGGAGTACTGCCTCCCGGCGATCAAGGCCAACGCCCTCTACATGGACCGCTATCCGCTGGTCTCGGCGCTCTCCCGGCCGACCATCGTCAAGCACCTCGTCGCCGCCGCCAAGAAGCACAACGCCGGGATCGTGGCCCACGGCTGCACCGGCAAGGGCAACGACCAGGTCCGCTTCGAGGCCGGTATCTCCGCGCTCGGCCCCGACCTCAAGTGCATCGCCCCGGTCCGGGACTACGCGATGACCCGGGACAAGGCCATCGCCTTCTGCGAGGAGAAGAACCTCCCGATCGCCACCACCAAGAAGTCCCCGTACTCCATCGACCAGAACGTCTTCGGACGGGCCGTCGAGACGGGCTTCCTGGAGGACATCTGGAACGCGCCGATCGAGGACATCTACGAGTACACCTCCAACCCCGCCACCCCGCGCGAGGCCGACGAGGTCGTCATCTCCTTCAAGGAGGGCGTCCCGGTCGCCATCGACGGCCGGCCCGTCACCGTCCTCCAGGCGATCCAGCAGCTCAACGAGCGGGCCGGCGCCCAGGGCATCGGCCGGATCGACATGGTCGAGGACCGGCTCGTGGGCATCAAGTCCCGTGAGGTGTACGAGGCGCCCGGCGCGATCGCGCTGATCACCGCCCACCAGGAGCTGGAGAACGTCACCGTCGAGCGCGAGCTGGCCCGCTACAAGCGGCAGGTCGAGCAGCGGTGGGGCGAGATGGTCTACGACGGCCTCTGGTTCTCCCCGCTCAAGCGGGCCCTGGACGGCTTCATCAACGAGGCCAACCAGCACGTCACCGGCGACATCCGGATGACCCTGCACGCGGGCCGCGCCGTCGTCACCGGCCGGAGGTCCGAGGAGTCGCTCTACGACTTCAACCTCGCCACCTACGACTCGGGCGACACCTTCGACCAGTCCAAGGCGCAGGGCTTCATCGAGATCTTCGGCCTCTCCTCGAAGATCGCCGCAAAGCGTGATCTGCAGGCATAGCCTGACGCGTACCTCGCCCGACCCCTTCTCGTTGTACAGCCGCCTCCCCGTCGTCACGTGGCAGGGAGGCGGCCGCATATCCGCACCTTGGCCCCACGCCTTTGCCTTTTGAGGAGCACGCAGTGAGCAGCAACAACGGTGACGTCCGGCTCTGGGGCGCGCGTTTCGCCGACGGACCGGCCGAGGCGCTGGCCAACCTGTCCGCCTCCGTCCACTTCGACTGGCGGCTCGCCCCGTACGACATCGCCGGCTCCCGCGCCCACGCCCGCGTCCTGAACAAGGCGGGCCT is a genomic window containing:
- a CDS encoding argininosuccinate synthase — its product is MTERVVLAYSGGLDTSVAIGWIAEETGAEVIAVAVDVGQGGEDLDVIRKRALACGAVEAEVADAKDEFAEEYCLPAIKANALYMDRYPLVSALSRPTIVKHLVAAAKKHNAGIVAHGCTGKGNDQVRFEAGISALGPDLKCIAPVRDYAMTRDKAIAFCEEKNLPIATTKKSPYSIDQNVFGRAVETGFLEDIWNAPIEDIYEYTSNPATPREADEVVISFKEGVPVAIDGRPVTVLQAIQQLNERAGAQGIGRIDMVEDRLVGIKSREVYEAPGAIALITAHQELENVTVERELARYKRQVEQRWGEMVYDGLWFSPLKRALDGFINEANQHVTGDIRMTLHAGRAVVTGRRSEESLYDFNLATYDSGDTFDQSKAQGFIEIFGLSSKIAAKRDLQA
- a CDS encoding L,D-transpeptidase family protein — translated: MRRPLLTLAVLLALATGSLGAAPADTPPPLPYRLADTGGGSQLITAEAPDTGSTTGTVTWWERRGGRWVEKGSAPARFGANGLAEGASREQGTSTTPTGLYDLPYAFGIEDAPAGTRYPYRKVNDDSWWCQDNASRAYNRWVEPRPDHCRADEAEQLVTYGTQYARALVIGFNYDRPVRGRGAGIFLHVNGRGATAGCVSVPAEAMAEILAWVRPERRPHIAVGTSSGPTAITRY
- a CDS encoding arginine repressor, whose protein sequence is MTEAQETEHGGPSVPQTRTARHRRIVDILNRQPVRSQSQLAKLLADDGLSVTQATLSRDLDELGAVKIRNTGGELIYAVPSEGGFRTPQAPLGGSAKEERMRRLSAELLISAEASANLVVLRTPPGAAQFLASAIDQAELHDILGTIAGDDTLMLISRDPHGGQALADHLLRLAQNDR
- a CDS encoding acetylornithine transaminase; its protein translation is MTTGTGTGTEAAGLTARWQGVLMDNYGTPRLPLVRGEGAHVWDEDGTRYLDFVGGIAVNALGHAHPAVVEAVSTQVASLGHVSNLFIAEPPVALAERLLQLFGRQGRVFFANSGAEANEAAFKIGRLTGRTHLVATDGGFHGRTMGALALTGQPGKQEPFRPLPGDVTHVPYGDVDALRAAVTTDTALVIIEPVQGENGVVVPPKGYLEAAREITRATGTLLVLDEVQTGIGRCGQWFEHQAHQGVEPDIVTLAKGLGGGLPIGATVAFGPAADLLKPGHHGTTFGGNPVACAAGLAVLDTLAADGVLDQVKRLGEKIRDGVEALGHPLVSHVRGSGLLLGIVLTGPLAPQVQQAAQGAGLLVNAPAPDVVRLMPPLIIGDAEVDAFLEILPGALDAAHGDGRSGA